Proteins from one Mesotoga infera genomic window:
- a CDS encoding DUF4416 family protein — MGDLRRTELVNLVTFIFGSYIDYRLQEVQPILERSFGPVDYISKTLDFDRFTSFYNDEMGYKLSGKLLSFKRLIHPQQLSLIKHITNTIEIDLSVDGKRKVNVDPGYVHHAQFVLASTKHWANRIYIGDGMYAEITLVFINGQFTPLPYTYPNYRDREYVEELMKIREQYLQKRKERL, encoded by the coding sequence ATGGGAGATCTCAGAAGAACTGAACTGGTGAATCTGGTTACGTTTATTTTTGGCTCTTATATAGATTACAGACTCCAAGAAGTACAACCTATTCTTGAAAGAAGTTTCGGACCGGTCGATTACATCTCAAAAACTCTCGATTTCGATCGATTCACCTCTTTCTATAACGACGAGATGGGGTACAAGCTCTCGGGAAAATTACTGTCTTTCAAGAGATTGATACATCCACAGCAGCTTTCATTGATAAAACACATCACCAACACCATCGAGATAGACCTGTCGGTTGATGGCAAGAGAAAGGTCAATGTCGACCCCGGTTATGTACATCACGCTCAGTTCGTCCTGGCATCTACCAAACATTGGGCCAATCGCATCTACATAGGCGACGGAATGTATGCAGAGATTACCCTGGTGTTCATAAACGGTCAATTTACCCCGCTGCCCTATACTTACCCAAATTACAGGGATCGCGAGTACGTGGAAGAACTCATGAAGATTCGTGAGCAGTACTTGCAGAAGAGAAAGGAAAGGTTATGA
- a CDS encoding redox-sensing transcriptional repressor Rex, with translation MDNQKIPKPTIKRLAVYYRCLENILFSGKASVSSKEIADELGIKASQVRKDLSYFGEFGRRGVGYSTQQLLESVSDILGMRKIWNVCIVGMGNLGMALAVYPGLSKSGFFIKALFDNNPNKIGIPIPNDLSIEPISILKSVVKERAINMGVITVPAEAAQETADALVDAGVQGIVNFAPVRLNLPDSVKVEEIDISVSFRSLAFSISLHSGRRRE, from the coding sequence TTGGATAATCAGAAAATTCCAAAACCGACCATAAAGAGACTTGCCGTATATTATAGATGCCTCGAAAATATTCTCTTTTCCGGTAAAGCGAGTGTATCATCCAAAGAAATCGCCGATGAGCTCGGCATAAAGGCCAGCCAGGTTCGCAAAGATTTGTCGTATTTCGGCGAGTTTGGAAGACGCGGGGTCGGCTACAGCACCCAGCAGTTGCTGGAAAGTGTCAGCGATATTCTTGGAATGAGGAAGATATGGAACGTGTGCATAGTAGGTATGGGGAATCTGGGAATGGCTTTGGCTGTTTATCCTGGCCTTAGCAAGTCAGGTTTTTTCATTAAGGCTCTCTTTGACAACAACCCTAACAAGATCGGGATTCCAATTCCGAACGATCTCTCGATCGAGCCTATTTCGATATTGAAGAGTGTCGTGAAAGAGAGAGCGATAAATATGGGAGTGATCACGGTACCGGCCGAAGCGGCTCAGGAAACGGCCGATGCGCTGGTTGATGCGGGAGTGCAGGGAATAGTGAACTTCGCTCCGGTTAGGTTGAATCTGCCCGACAGTGTGAAAGTAGAAGAGATAGATATTTCCGTTTCCTTTCGATCTCTGGCCTTCAGTATAAGTCTTCACTCTGGCAGGAGGAGGGAATAA
- the rimO gene encoding 30S ribosomal protein S12 methylthiotransferase RimO yields MNLGVLTLGCPKNLADMDNFAGIMKSQGHTIVDEIDETDLIIIDTCGFIEEAKKESIDEIFKAISAKKGKPGLKVVAVGCLVQRYFEEMKSDIPELDGLIGVTSPLTLARLIEKGELFYLQAPEGVYGYFNRRASGYSAYVKIGDGCNRNCAFCSIPLFKGPSASRSVESIKSETLSLVKKGVKEIVLVSQDNTQYGRDLDGDLDLGCLLRELNDLSGDFWIRVMYLHPDHVDLSLIDTMLELPKVVDYFDMPVQSGSDRILKAMGRTRNSSELGSIFNFIRAKAPHSVLRTTLMLGFPGETEETFRETMDFVKNVEFDRLGGFVYSREEGTDSFNKRRTTTTVRAKEMLELLLQEQDGISATRLSRYRGKVMKVLIEEAGQSYSIGRAFNSAPEIDGVVVLKGHVEEGLFTNVRITDTFEHDMEGVVLDELA; encoded by the coding sequence ATGAACCTCGGAGTACTCACTCTGGGCTGTCCCAAGAACCTGGCCGACATGGACAACTTTGCGGGAATCATGAAGAGCCAGGGTCACACGATAGTCGATGAAATCGACGAGACAGATCTGATAATTATAGACACTTGTGGTTTCATCGAAGAGGCGAAGAAAGAGAGCATCGACGAGATATTCAAGGCCATTTCGGCCAAAAAGGGAAAGCCCGGACTTAAAGTTGTCGCCGTCGGTTGTCTGGTACAGAGGTATTTCGAAGAGATGAAATCCGATATTCCAGAGCTCGATGGATTGATAGGTGTCACGAGTCCATTGACTCTGGCCAGACTCATAGAGAAAGGCGAACTCTTTTATCTTCAGGCGCCTGAAGGAGTCTATGGTTATTTCAACCGTCGGGCTTCGGGCTACAGCGCCTATGTGAAGATAGGCGACGGCTGTAACAGAAACTGTGCCTTTTGTTCGATCCCACTCTTCAAAGGCCCCTCTGCGAGCCGTTCTGTGGAGAGTATTAAAAGCGAGACGCTCTCTTTGGTAAAGAAGGGTGTCAAAGAAATTGTACTTGTATCTCAGGATAATACCCAGTACGGTCGCGATCTCGACGGCGATCTTGATCTGGGATGTTTGTTGAGAGAACTCAACGATCTGAGCGGAGATTTCTGGATAAGAGTCATGTATCTCCACCCCGACCATGTCGACCTCTCTCTTATCGATACGATGCTTGAATTGCCCAAGGTTGTAGATTACTTTGATATGCCTGTACAGAGCGGTTCGGACAGAATTTTGAAAGCGATGGGAAGAACCAGGAACAGTTCGGAACTCGGGTCGATCTTCAATTTCATAAGAGCCAAGGCTCCTCACAGCGTCCTGAGAACAACTTTAATGCTGGGCTTTCCCGGAGAGACGGAAGAGACGTTCAGAGAAACCATGGATTTCGTGAAGAACGTAGAGTTCGACAGGCTCGGAGGGTTCGTTTATTCCAGGGAAGAGGGAACAGATTCTTTCAACAAAAGAAGAACTACAACTACCGTTCGCGCAAAGGAGATGCTCGAGCTTCTTCTCCAGGAACAGGATGGTATATCGGCTACGAGATTGAGCCGGTACAGGGGCAAGGTGATGAAGGTTCTGATTGAAGAGGCAGGACAGAGTTACAGTATTGGCAGGGCCTTCAACAGCGCTCCAGAAATAGATGGCGTGGTTGTGCTTAAGGGCCATGTCGAAGAGGGACTTTTCACTAACGTCAGAATTACTGATACTTTTGAACACGATATGGAAGGTGTTGTTCTTGATGAACTTGCCTAA
- the thpR gene encoding RNA 2',3'-cyclic phosphodiesterase — protein MRSFIAIDTGQQVQMMIESVVEKLKRMGFRASWVPGGNSHLTISFLDSVELQRLELLATMLSKRLRGFPTFTLETGKLGYFKHKELPKVVWIGIERNQTLSNLHREVRSVLESMSFPVEDNFRPHLTVGRMKFSPPLWHKFLETIETEKIVFQVNEVSVFESILSREGAKYRKVFTCSFEGGLIKHDFQG, from the coding sequence TTGCGGTCATTCATCGCGATAGATACAGGGCAGCAGGTCCAGATGATGATTGAATCGGTGGTAGAAAAACTCAAGAGAATGGGCTTCAGGGCCTCGTGGGTACCGGGTGGCAACTCGCACCTCACCATCTCGTTTCTGGACAGCGTGGAATTGCAAAGGCTCGAGCTCCTTGCCACGATGCTTTCAAAAAGGCTACGGGGCTTCCCCACCTTTACTCTCGAAACTGGAAAGCTCGGTTACTTCAAGCATAAAGAACTGCCTAAAGTTGTCTGGATAGGCATCGAAAGGAACCAGACGCTCTCAAATCTTCACAGAGAAGTCAGATCTGTCCTAGAATCGATGAGTTTTCCCGTCGAAGACAATTTCAGGCCGCATCTTACGGTTGGGAGGATGAAGTTCAGTCCGCCCCTGTGGCATAAGTTCCTTGAAACCATCGAAACAGAAAAGATAGTATTTCAGGTCAACGAAGTTAGTGTGTTCGAGTCTATTCTCTCTAGAGAAGGAGCGAAGTACAGGAAAGTCTTCACGTGCAGTTTTGAAGGAGGACTGATTAAGCATGATTTCCAAGGATAA
- the pgsA gene encoding CDP-diacylglycerol--glycerol-3-phosphate 3-phosphatidyltransferase, with amino-acid sequence MNLPNLLTLSRIVLTVPALLLLTTGNGTVLYFLSAVVFIVAALTDFFDGRIARKRGLVTDLGKFLDQLSDKILVTSIFLGFLTLSKVSVWFLFLMIFRDTMVSGIRMMASSQGRVIAADFFGKAKTVSQMAFIGILYLNVIWDLFDPLMIFIIELLVAVLTLASGFNYLLKNLQIFKGGS; translated from the coding sequence ATGAACTTGCCTAATTTATTAACATTGAGCAGGATAGTACTCACCGTTCCGGCTCTCCTTCTTTTAACGACCGGGAACGGGACTGTTCTATACTTTCTGTCGGCCGTGGTCTTCATTGTCGCGGCTCTGACGGATTTCTTCGACGGAAGAATTGCCAGAAAGCGTGGCCTGGTAACTGATCTGGGAAAGTTTCTGGATCAACTTTCCGACAAGATACTGGTGACATCGATTTTCCTGGGCTTTTTGACCCTGTCAAAAGTTAGCGTCTGGTTTCTCTTCTTGATGATCTTCAGGGACACTATGGTATCGGGAATAAGGATGATGGCTTCCAGTCAGGGGAGAGTAATCGCGGCCGATTTTTTTGGCAAAGCCAAGACAGTTTCTCAGATGGCCTTCATCGGAATTTTGTACTTAAACGTTATATGGGATCTTTTCGATCCGCTGATGATATTTATCATAGAGTTGTTGGTTGCGGTGCTCACTCTTGCGAGCGGATTCAATTACCTTCTAAAGAATTTGCAGATTTTCAAAGGGGGTAGTTGA